The following nucleotide sequence is from Thermostaphylospora chromogena.
GCGCGATGTGCGCCCCGGGAGCGTCGGGGGCGATCCCTTCGAAGACGCGGTCGACGAAATCGTCGACGAGACGCTGCCGCTCCTGCGCTGAGAGCCGGGCCAGCTCGTGCATGAGTGTCATCTCCTCGATCGTGCTTCCACGCTGGGCGACCGACCGCAGTACCGCGCGACGCAGCCGCAGGGCGCGGATCTCCACATCCAGCGCATCGGCGTGCGTGCGGGCCACGTCGGCCAACGTGACCTGCTCGCGCAGGATCCGCTGCACCACATCCAGCCCCAGCCCCAGCTCACGCAGGGTCCGCACCAGCTCCAGGCGGGCCGGCGCCTCGGCGTCGTAGAGCCGATGGCCGCCGGCCGAGCGACACACGGGCTCCAACAGCCCGCTGTCGGACCAGAAGCGGATGGTGCGCACCGGCAGTCCGGTGCGCTGAGAGAGCTGACCGATGGACAGCAACGCGGTGCGGTCGTTCACGGGACGATCCTCGAATCTCCAGTCGCTGGAGATGCAAATCCTTATCTCCGCCCGTTCCCCCGCCGGTCTTCCGCACACCGCCGGCCGCGGCTCGGCCGGGAGGACGGAACGGGCGGAGGCCGGGTGCGGCGGCGGTGCCGGGCGGGTTCTCCGCGGCGACCGCGACCCGTGGGGAGTATGCGCCTTCCGGGAATGAACGAGGGGGAATCGAATGCTGCCAGAGGGACGCGACCGACAGGCGATCGAAGGGGGACATGCGATGGCGAGGCCGGAGTTCGGGAGGTTCGGGGTGTGGCTGCGGGGCACGGACTACACGCCCGAGCTGGCGGCGGGTCTGGAGGATCTCGGATACGGCACGCTGTGGGTCGGCGGCTCCCCGGACGGGGACCTGCGCTCCGTCGAGCGTCTGCTCGCCGCCACGAGCAGGGTGACGGTCGCCACCGGCATCGTCAACATCTGGAAGGACGACGCGGCCACGGTCGGCGCGTCCTTCCGCAGGATCGAGGAGGCGTATCCCGGGCGGTTCGTTCTCGGTATCGGCGCCGGGCACCGTGAGTCGACGGGGGACCGTTACGACAAGCCGTACACCGCGCTGCAGCGCTATCTGGACGTCTTGGACGCCGAGGGCGTGCCGCAGGACCAGCGGGTGCTCGCCGCGCTCGGCCCCAGGACCCTGCGCCTGGCCGCCGACCGCGCCGCCGGAGCCCACCCCTACTTCACCGCGCCCAACCACACCCGGCAGGCCCGCGAGATCCTCGGCGAGGGTCCCCTGCTCGCGCCGGAGCAGAAGGTGGCCTTGGAGAGCTCGCCGCCGAAGGCCCGTGCCCTGGCGCGCGCCTCTCTCGGCTTCTACATCGGCCTGGCCAACTACGCGGCCAACTTCCGCCGCATGGGCTTCACCGACGACGACCTCGCCGACGGGGGCAGCGATCGCATGGTGGACTCCCTGATCGCCCACGGCACCCCCGAGGCCGTATGCGACGGCCTCACCGCCCACCTGTCCGCGGGCGCCGACCACGTCGCCGTCCAGCTTCTCGTCTCCGAGGGCGCGGACCTCCTCACCGGCTACCGCACCCTCGCCGCCGCGCTCGGTCTTCCCGGGTGAGCATCCCGGCGGTGGCCGGAACCGCCGGGGTGCGACGGCTTTTCGCCGCCGGACGCCGCGGGTCCGTTCCGGCCATCGCGCCGAAGGCCGCACGCCGCGGCCCGTCGAAGGCGGGTGTGCTCACTCCGACAGGGCCAGCCGTACGCCGAAGCCGATCAGGACCGTGCCCGTGACCCGGTCGATCCACCGGTGCACCGTCTCCCGGCTCAGCCACGACCTCGCCAGGCCCGTGCCTGCGATCAGCAGCGTGAACCAGGCCAGGCCCTCCAGGTTGTGCACCCCGGCCAGCAGCACACCGGCGAGCAGGTGCGGTGCGTCGGCGGGGATGAACTGGGGCAGCATCGCCACGTAGAAGACGCCGACCTTGGGATTGAGCAGGTTGGTCGCCAGCCCGGTCGCCCACGCGCGCATCAGCCCGCCGCCGATACCGTGTTCCGGCGCCCCGGCCGTGGTCGGCACGCTCGTGACGGCCCGGCCGTCCGCCGCGGGCTTGGGCCGCAGGGTCTGCCGGAGCATCGAGACGCCGAACCACACCAGGTACGCCGCGCCCGCCCAGCGCAGCGCCGTGTAGGCCACCTGTGACGTCGTCAGCAGCGCGGACACGCCCACCGCGGCGGCCACGCCCCACACCAGTACGCCGGTGGTGACGCCCAGCGCGGTGAAGAGGGCGTGCCGCCTACCGTGCCTGATCGCCGACCGGAGCACCAGCGCCGTATCCATACCAGGAACGATCGTCATCAATCCGGCGACCACGGCAAACGACAACAAAGCAGATATCACTCTCTGATGATGACAGGACACCACGCGTTCCGGGCGCCCGCCCCGCAACCGGAGAATCCAGGATCGCCCAGCGAGGAATCGATGCGCCGAGGAGCGCCCAGCCCCTCACCGGTGATCAAAATGGCTCGACGCTGAAACGGCCATGAATTCCTCCACCGATCATGGATTCGGCGCTTATCGTTTTCAGCAAGGGAATTCGACCTCCGGAACGACGGGGGACTTATGGGAAATATCACTGCTTTAATCCGTAGAGCCTCCCTCCCCGTCGGGATCGTCGGCCTGTTCACGCTGGTTCCGCCGCTGCCGGCCGACGCCGTGAACCCCCTCGGGCATCTGGTTCTCGGCTGCTGGATTCTCGTCGCGCTGTGCCTCTGGTATACGCGCCGGGTCCGCAAGCGGGCACCGGGCTCCCTGCTCCGCGACAACGCCGGAGCCAAATATCACCTTTGCGCCTATGGTGTGCTTTATCTGGTGCCGATCGGCATCGCGATGACGTCGTACCTGTTTCTGGCGCTCTACGTCTCCCGGGCCGGAGATTCACTGCCCGTCGACCGGCTGATCTCCATGCAGCGCCTCTTCGAACAGGTATCGACGTTCTTCTCCGCCAATCTCAAGCTGAGCGAAGCCAAAGTATTGATCGTCCTCCTCGTCGTCTATCTGCTGAGCTGTGCGCTGCTGTCCAGGCGAGGCGAACGGGCCCAGCGGGGTTCCGGGCGGAGACGGCTGGTGGCGGCCCTGCACCGGATGACCGGCTTCTTCACCACCTACAGCGGACCGGTCGCCGCGGGCCTGGCGACGCTCGCGTCCTTCACCTTCTTCGGCCTGCAGCTCGGCACCCCCGCCGAGGAGCTGCGGGTACGCGTGAAGGTGATCCAAGAGGGATACGCCGAGATCGCCGAGAAGGTGGAGTCGGAACTCTCCGAGCGCGTGGCCGTCGGACTGCACGAGAAGATCAGGAACGGTTTCCCCTCGTCCTACCGGCGCGCCCTGGCGGAGTCGCACACCGTCGCCGACCTGGTCGGCCGCGTCCGGCAGCGGGCCGACGAGGCCCGGTCCAAGTACGGGATCACGGTCCCCGCCGCCGAGGCGGCCATCCGGAAGGCGGTGCGAGCCGGCGGTCTCGGCGACACCGAGCAACGCGTGCGGATCGCGGGCACCGACCGGGCCGCCCCGCCCGCGGACACCACGCTGGAGCAGGTGCGGAAGACACGAAGCACGATGAACCTCCACGACAGGACGGGAGAGATCGACCTCGTCGAGGAGGGGCGGCGGAAGGTGGTCCTGCAGGTCGAGAAGCTCGTCAGCGAGCGGATCGTGGCGCTCACCAAACCGCTGACCGAGGCGGTCCCCCTCCTGGACCCTCTGCTGCAGGCCTTCGTCGAGGCGGTCGACAAGACCGTGCAAGACAGGATCGGGCAGGCCTACGACCGGGCCATGCAGACGGCCATGCGGGAGCCGCGGAACCTCGACGCCGTCCTCGAGCACGAAGCCCGCACCCTCGTCGAGGAGACGAACGTCGAGCCGTTCATCGATCACGTCGCCGAGCAGGCCCGGGAGCTGGCCGCTGAGCAACGCAGAACGCTGTCGGCGCTGAAGAAGGGCGAATCCCTGATCGACAGGCGCGTGGAGCGGCACCGCGCCCGGGAAGCACGCACGGCGCGGCGGCAGCGGGTTCCGCGGCTCAACCTCCGCCCGCTGCCCGAGCTCCCCCCGCTGCTGGATGCGCCGAAGCCGCTGCCCCGGTTCTTCCCCTATCCCGACTACCGCCCGCACTATCCGTACCGCCCGCCGTACCAGGACCTCCCGCACCGTTTCTCCCCGCCTAGACCGGTGATTCCGAAGCCTCCGCCGCCGCGCCCGCCGAGGATCTTCATTCCGTGACCCGCGGGTCATCGTTCCGCGGACGGCGACGCGGCCCTCACGGCCGCCGGACGCCGCTGCGGTCCTCACGCGCACGCCATGCGGCCGCGGCCGAGACCTCGGGTCTCCCGCGCCGTTCGCCTCCATCCACCGGCGGAGCGCCTGCGGCCGGGACGCGCCGGACGCGGGAGGACTCGTCGAGCAGCCCGTGCATCCGGTGGAACATCGCCGGGCGCGGGAGGCGCCGGGCCTTCGCGGGGCACGCGTTCGAGGCCGGCGCGGTCAGAGGTTTGAACTCCCTGTCCCCGTCCGGCAGGATTAGCGACCGATCACCTTCGACCTGGTTCACCCGTGCAGGTCACCGGGCATGTCCCGGTCCGCTTCCGCGGGCGGCAGG
It contains:
- a CDS encoding MerR family transcriptional regulator, which produces MNDRTALLSIGQLSQRTGLPVRTIRFWSDSGLLEPVCRSAGGHRLYDAEAPARLELVRTLRELGLGLDVVQRILREQVTLADVARTHADALDVEIRALRLRRAVLRSVAQRGSTIEEMTLMHELARLSAQERQRLVDDFVDRVFEGIAPDAPGAHIAQGMRKLPAELPDDPTTEQVDAWVELAGLISDEDFQQRVRQMALAGAQPDPHPVPYDHQKVVEHAGGALEAGIAPDSPEAAAVLDRIVDPQVPAEERVRIAENVETFTDRRVERYWELMGILNDRPPFPSTVPAYEWFAAALRASASSRPS
- a CDS encoding LLM class F420-dependent oxidoreductase — protein: MARPEFGRFGVWLRGTDYTPELAAGLEDLGYGTLWVGGSPDGDLRSVERLLAATSRVTVATGIVNIWKDDAATVGASFRRIEEAYPGRFVLGIGAGHRESTGDRYDKPYTALQRYLDVLDAEGVPQDQRVLAALGPRTLRLAADRAAGAHPYFTAPNHTRQAREILGEGPLLAPEQKVALESSPPKARALARASLGFYIGLANYAANFRRMGFTDDDLADGGSDRMVDSLIAHGTPEAVCDGLTAHLSAGADHVAVQLLVSEGADLLTGYRTLAAALGLPG
- a CDS encoding LysE family translocator — protein: MTIVPGMDTALVLRSAIRHGRRHALFTALGVTTGVLVWGVAAAVGVSALLTTSQVAYTALRWAGAAYLVWFGVSMLRQTLRPKPAADGRAVTSVPTTAGAPEHGIGGGLMRAWATGLATNLLNPKVGVFYVAMLPQFIPADAPHLLAGVLLAGVHNLEGLAWFTLLIAGTGLARSWLSRETVHRWIDRVTGTVLIGFGVRLALSE